A portion of the Lathamus discolor isolate bLatDis1 chromosome 5, bLatDis1.hap1, whole genome shotgun sequence genome contains these proteins:
- the STUM gene encoding protein stum homolog isoform X4 yields MDPFPKDGESAAGGEPSRGAAPSSGVVVQVREKKGPLRAAIPYMPFPVAVICLFLNTFVPGLGTFVSAFTVLCGARTDLPDRHMCCVFWLNIAAALIQILTAIVMVGWIMSIFWGMDMVILASYKEQGIPQQL; encoded by the exons ATGGATCCCTTCCCCAAGGACGGCGAGAGCGCGGCGGGCGGGGAGCCCAGCCGGGGCGCGGCCCCGTCCAGCGGGGTGGTGGTGCAGGTCCGGGAGAAGAAGGGCCCCCTGCGCGCCGCCATCCCCTACATGCCGTTCCCCGTGGCTGTCATCTGCCTCTTCCTCAACACCTTCGTGCCGGGGCTGG GAACGTTTGTATCCGCTTTCACCGTGCTGTGCGGAGCCCGGACTGACCTCCCCGACAGGCACATGTGTTGTGTGTTCTGGCTGaacattgctgctgctctgattcAGATCCTGACAGCGATTGTGATGGTTGGCTGGATTATGAGTATATTTTGGGGGATGGACATGGTCATTCTTGCAA
- the STUM gene encoding protein stum homolog isoform X3: MDPFPKDGESAAGGEPSRGAAPSSGVVVQVREKKGPLRAAIPYMPFPVAVICLFLNTFVPGLGTFVSAFTVLCGARTDLPDRHMCCVFWLNIAAALIQILTAIVMVGWIMSIFWGMDMVILATERRCRAADRDLH; this comes from the exons ATGGATCCCTTCCCCAAGGACGGCGAGAGCGCGGCGGGCGGGGAGCCCAGCCGGGGCGCGGCCCCGTCCAGCGGGGTGGTGGTGCAGGTCCGGGAGAAGAAGGGCCCCCTGCGCGCCGCCATCCCCTACATGCCGTTCCCCGTGGCTGTCATCTGCCTCTTCCTCAACACCTTCGTGCCGGGGCTGG GAACGTTTGTATCCGCTTTCACCGTGCTGTGCGGAGCCCGGACTGACCTCCCCGACAGGCACATGTGTTGTGTGTTCTGGCTGaacattgctgctgctctgattcAGATCCTGACAGCGATTGTGATGGTTGGCTGGATTATGAGTATATTTTGGGGGATGGACATGGTCATTCTTGCAA